The genome window TATATTCAGCAGGATAGACAAAACAAGGGATCATTTCATTTAACTGCGGAACATAATTTCCATCGCTTGTATTAGCATTCATAAAGATCGGATCAGACCATGTTTCTCCATTATCTCTGGAAACAACAATTGCAATCTCGCTGATATCATTCCAATCTTCATATCCTTCATTTCCATCATAATTCAATTTTGCATAATTTCCATCCGTCCAGACAGCGGCTAACCAGCCATTATCAGGATTTGAAGCCATGAAATAATGGTTATAATGAAAGGCATCATCCGGTTCATAATAATAAATAGGCCAATCCATTTCCCAGAGAGGATTACCTTCAGGATCAAGTTCATCCGCAATTCCATCTTCATCAAGATCCCAGGGTCGCATCGGTAAATCATCTGCCGGATTTGCTCCCTGCGGATAAAGATCAAAGAAACTGAATTCCTGGGTATTCAGATCAAAAATGAATTCTTTGGGATAATACATATTCGCA of Candidatus Cloacimonadota bacterium contains these proteins:
- a CDS encoding T9SS type A sorting domain-containing protein, which codes for ANMYYPKEFIFDLNTQEFSFFDLYPQGANPADDLPMRPWDLDEDGIADELDPEGNPLWEMDWPIYYYEPDDAFHYNHYFMASNPDNGWLAAVWTDGNYAKLNYDGNEGYEDWNDISEIAIVVSRDNGETWSDPIFMNANTSDGNYVPQLNEMIPCFVYPAEYIEDLGDGHGKLHLFFLDDNSFGSYHSQSQGLDNGGTFQYAALDIDFDSYVSAENNNIILTSSLAQNYPNPFHLSGNNRTNSTMINFSLNEASDVRIEVYNMKGQKVKTLTNDFYTAADHHVTWDGTDDNNRNVSSGIYFYKMRTGGDVTAKKMILMR